The following proteins come from a genomic window of Nodosilinea sp. FACHB-141:
- a CDS encoding 8-oxoguanine deaminase gives MPTLLVKNIHTLVTMDDQRREIRSGALFICDHVIEQVGTTEELPQTADRVLDLGDRHLVLPGLVNTHHHFFQTLTRVVPGAQNSSLFDWLSALYPLWQQLTPEAIALSAQVAAAELIYSGCTTASDHLYLFPNDCTLDDEIEAVRQTGLRFHASRGSMSMGESKGGLPPDSIVEAEADILKDSQRLIEQYHDNDPYALVRITLAPCSPFSVSTELMRESAALARSYPGVRLHTHLAENKSDVTYSLDTFGLTPGDYAASVSWLGEDVWHAHCVKLDDKAIHSFGQTGTGVAHCPCSNMRLASGMAPIRKMLDHNVPVGLGVDGSASNDGSHLLAEVRQAFLMARVREENAGALTAREALEIATRGGAKVLGRTDIGYLAPGMAADFVTVNLDRLALSGTTYDPVAALIFCTIDRVDYSFIHGREVLNPEGLLTLDLPVVLEKHGAVARSLAAYC, from the coding sequence GTGCCAACTCTTCTAGTCAAGAACATTCACACCCTGGTCACTATGGATGACCAGCGGCGAGAAATTCGCTCGGGAGCGCTGTTCATTTGCGACCACGTGATTGAGCAGGTAGGTACTACTGAAGAACTTCCCCAGACAGCCGATCGGGTGCTGGATCTGGGTGATCGCCACCTGGTGCTGCCCGGCCTGGTCAACACCCACCATCACTTTTTTCAGACTCTCACCCGAGTGGTGCCAGGGGCACAAAACTCGTCGCTGTTCGACTGGCTCAGCGCCCTCTACCCGTTGTGGCAGCAGCTCACCCCTGAGGCGATCGCCCTCAGCGCCCAGGTCGCCGCTGCCGAGCTGATCTACTCGGGCTGCACCACTGCCAGCGACCACCTCTACCTCTTCCCCAACGACTGCACCCTGGATGACGAAATCGAGGCGGTGCGCCAAACCGGGCTGCGGTTCCACGCCAGCCGGGGCAGCATGAGCATGGGCGAGAGCAAGGGCGGCCTGCCCCCCGACTCGATTGTGGAAGCCGAAGCCGACATTCTTAAAGACTCCCAGCGGCTGATTGAGCAGTACCACGACAACGACCCCTACGCCCTGGTGCGCATTACCCTGGCTCCCTGCTCGCCCTTCAGCGTCTCGACCGAGCTGATGCGAGAATCGGCGGCCCTGGCCCGTAGCTATCCCGGCGTGCGGCTGCACACCCACCTGGCCGAAAACAAATCCGACGTCACATACAGCCTCGACACCTTTGGCCTCACCCCCGGCGACTACGCCGCCTCCGTCAGCTGGCTGGGGGAAGATGTGTGGCACGCCCACTGCGTCAAGCTCGACGACAAAGCCATCCACAGCTTTGGTCAGACCGGTACCGGGGTGGCCCACTGTCCCTGTAGCAACATGCGCTTGGCCAGTGGCATGGCCCCAATTCGGAAAATGCTGGATCACAACGTGCCCGTGGGACTGGGGGTGGATGGGTCGGCCTCTAACGACGGCAGCCACCTGCTGGCCGAGGTTCGCCAGGCCTTTCTCATGGCTCGTGTGCGGGAAGAAAATGCCGGGGCACTGACCGCCCGTGAAGCGCTAGAAATCGCCACTCGCGGCGGTGCTAAAGTGCTGGGTCGCACCGATATTGGCTACCTAGCCCCCGGTATGGCGGCGGATTTTGTCACTGTGAATCTCGATCGCCTAGCGCTATCAGGCACCACCTACGACCCTGTCGCAGCGCTCATTTTCTGCACGATCGATCGCGTCGACTACAGCTTCATCCACGGCAGAGAGGTGCTGAACCCCGAGGGTTTACTGACGCTGGATTTGCCGGTGGTGTTGGAAAAGCATGGGGCGGTGGCGCGATCGCTGGCTGCCTATTGCTAG
- a CDS encoding GMC oxidoreductase produces MTFTASTYANFVAAATPAQERLFLQYMGSRNDFDIIVVGSGIGGGLLADDLADRFGQQKRILVLEAGSFIYPTHTYNLCRFPNASVAKHFACDTFWQNGNSNSQNFIGEKPQLNFGGRSIFWSGLIPSVQEWELDFFPDRVRQALAGGLLNQAGEIMNESRSMGATAQAIVTQLRRSPLALDFSIQETPRALHQPYLESDGTPKDQFFTEPTGVFNTAELLINEMGLTPGVRDSDGPGLHLLLNHFVEDIQQQGNQIALVARNTLTGQVRVFNAGKVVLAAGSIESPKLLRRSSLYPSLPAETQALVGRGLTDHPTSSEITTFATGIGNVSLNSDHHAKIVLYSRGLRDANGQIRYPFNVEMNINHEYWHLRENDPTAASASNPAGPARIDIKFSFGNCLDDTNEVKPAPPFGYVPEVQFGNLSWADRLAESRFPALAGWNKGTPEIWAVLNQVTFQLFSQFNHNGQPARPVNEVWYGQGGKGFGWGTVHHAAGTLRMPYRPRFNAPFAAASVVDEDLRVNGTQGLYVCDMSVMPFSSAANPVRTLAALALRLSQHLG; encoded by the coding sequence ATGACTTTCACAGCCTCTACCTACGCCAACTTTGTTGCCGCTGCAACCCCGGCGCAGGAGCGCCTCTTTTTGCAGTACATGGGCTCGCGCAACGACTTCGATATCATCGTGGTGGGTTCTGGCATCGGCGGCGGTCTGCTGGCCGACGACCTGGCCGATCGCTTCGGCCAGCAAAAGCGCATTCTTGTTTTAGAAGCCGGGTCGTTCATCTACCCGACCCACACCTATAACCTCTGCCGATTTCCCAACGCCAGCGTGGCCAAACACTTTGCTTGCGACACCTTCTGGCAAAACGGTAACTCCAACTCCCAAAACTTCATCGGTGAGAAGCCTCAGCTCAACTTCGGTGGGCGCTCAATCTTTTGGTCGGGCCTGATTCCCAGCGTCCAGGAGTGGGAGCTAGACTTTTTCCCTGATCGCGTGCGTCAGGCCCTGGCCGGAGGGCTGCTCAACCAAGCGGGCGAGATCATGAACGAGTCACGATCGATGGGGGCTACTGCCCAGGCGATTGTCACCCAGCTGCGGCGCTCGCCCCTGGCTCTCGACTTCTCTATTCAAGAAACCCCTCGGGCACTGCACCAGCCCTATCTGGAGTCCGACGGCACCCCCAAAGACCAGTTTTTCACCGAGCCCACCGGGGTTTTTAACACGGCGGAGCTGCTGATTAACGAAATGGGCCTCACTCCTGGGGTCAGGGACAGCGACGGGCCAGGGCTGCACCTGCTGCTTAACCACTTTGTTGAAGACATTCAGCAGCAGGGCAACCAAATTGCCCTGGTGGCCCGCAATACCCTGACCGGGCAGGTGCGCGTCTTTAACGCGGGTAAGGTGGTGCTCGCTGCTGGGTCGATTGAGAGCCCGAAGCTGCTGCGCCGATCTAGCCTCTACCCATCGCTGCCCGCTGAAACCCAGGCTCTAGTGGGGCGCGGGCTAACCGATCACCCCACCTCTAGCGAGATTACTACCTTCGCCACGGGCATCGGCAACGTCAGTCTTAACTCCGACCACCACGCCAAAATCGTGCTCTACTCCCGCGGGTTGCGCGACGCCAACGGCCAGATTCGCTATCCGTTCAACGTTGAAATGAACATCAACCACGAATACTGGCACCTGCGGGAGAATGATCCCACCGCCGCCTCAGCTAGCAACCCCGCTGGCCCGGCCCGCATCGACATCAAGTTCAGCTTTGGCAACTGCCTTGATGACACCAACGAGGTCAAGCCTGCACCTCCCTTCGGCTACGTGCCAGAGGTGCAGTTCGGCAACCTGAGCTGGGCCGACCGCCTGGCCGAGTCGCGCTTCCCGGCCTTGGCGGGGTGGAACAAGGGCACCCCAGAGATCTGGGCCGTGCTCAATCAGGTCACCTTCCAACTCTTCTCGCAGTTTAACCACAATGGCCAACCGGCTCGTCCCGTCAACGAGGTCTGGTATGGTCAGGGCGGCAAGGGGTTTGGCTGGGGCACCGTGCACCATGCTGCTGGTACCCTGCGCATGCCTTACCGGCCCCGATTCAATGCTCCTTTTGCAGCCGCCTCGGTAGTAGATGAGGACCTGCGCGTCAATGGCACCCAGGGCCTATACGTCTGCGATATGTCGGTGATGCCCTTCAGCTCTGCCGCAAACCCAGTGCGTACGCTTGCCGCCCTGGCTCTGCGCCTCTCCCAGCATCTGGGCTGA
- a CDS encoding phosphoglycerate kinase, translating into MVKKSVASLTAADLSGKRVLVRADFNVPLDDQGAITDDTRIRAALPTIQDLTGKGAKVILTSHFGRPKAQVVESMRLTPVATRLSELLGQEVIKCDDCIGDEVAAAVSAMENGQVALLENVRFYAGEEANDPEFAKQLAANADLYVNDAFGTAHRAHASTEGVTKYLSPSVAGYLIEKELQYLQAAIENPQKPLAAIIGGSKVSSKIGVIETLLDKVDKLLIGGGMIFTFYKARGLNVGKSLVEEDKLELAKALEAKAKEKGVDLLLPTDVVLADNFAPDANAQTTSVDAIPDGWMGLDIGPDSIKVFQDALKQCKSVIWNGPMGVFEFDKFAAGTEAIAHTLAELTGQGVTTIIGGGDSVAAVEKVGVAEKMSHISTGGGASLELLEGKELPGIAALDDA; encoded by the coding sequence GTGGTTAAAAAATCGGTGGCGAGCCTAACGGCAGCCGACCTTTCGGGTAAGCGGGTACTGGTGCGGGCCGACTTCAACGTGCCCCTTGACGACCAGGGTGCGATCACTGACGACACCCGCATTCGGGCTGCTCTACCCACAATTCAAGATCTCACCGGCAAAGGGGCCAAGGTGATTCTCACCAGCCACTTCGGTCGCCCCAAGGCCCAGGTGGTAGAGAGCATGCGTCTCACCCCGGTTGCTACTCGCCTGAGCGAGCTGCTGGGTCAAGAGGTCATCAAGTGCGACGACTGCATCGGTGACGAAGTTGCCGCCGCCGTAAGCGCGATGGAGAATGGCCAGGTGGCCCTGCTCGAAAACGTGCGCTTCTACGCCGGCGAAGAAGCCAACGACCCTGAGTTTGCTAAGCAGCTCGCCGCCAACGCCGACCTCTATGTGAACGATGCTTTCGGCACCGCCCACCGAGCCCACGCTTCCACTGAGGGCGTGACCAAATACCTCAGCCCCTCCGTAGCGGGCTACCTGATTGAGAAAGAGCTTCAGTATTTGCAGGCGGCGATCGAAAATCCCCAAAAGCCTTTGGCGGCGATCATCGGCGGCTCTAAGGTCTCCAGCAAAATTGGCGTGATTGAGACCCTGCTCGACAAGGTTGACAAGCTGCTGATCGGCGGCGGCATGATCTTCACTTTCTACAAAGCGCGGGGCCTCAACGTGGGCAAATCGCTGGTGGAAGAAGACAAGCTGGAGCTGGCCAAAGCTCTCGAAGCCAAGGCCAAGGAAAAGGGCGTTGACCTGCTGCTGCCCACCGACGTGGTGCTGGCCGACAACTTTGCCCCCGACGCCAATGCTCAAACCACCAGCGTTGACGCCATCCCCGACGGCTGGATGGGCCTCGACATTGGCCCCGACTCGATCAAAGTGTTCCAAGATGCGCTGAAGCAGTGCAAATCGGTGATCTGGAACGGCCCCATGGGCGTGTTTGAGTTCGACAAGTTTGCGGCCGGTACCGAGGCGATCGCCCACACCCTAGCCGAGCTTACCGGCCAGGGCGTCACCACCATCATTGGCGGCGGCGACTCTGTGGCAGCGGTCGAGAAAGTGGGCGTGGCCGAGAAAATGAGCCACATCTCCACCGGCGGCGGCGCTAGCCTGGAGCTGCTCGAAGGCAAAGAGCTGCCCGGCATCGCTGCCCTAGACGACGCCTAG
- the gmk gene encoding guanylate kinase, giving the protein MTVSTPAPLETLSPETLSLTTETDLAPRRGRLIVFTGPSGVGKGTLLRALRHRYPALKLSVSATTRSPRPGEVNGQDYYFVSRDEFRAMVEQGELLEWAEFAGNLYGTPKTPVLKEIEAGQWVILEIELEGARQVRTTFPHALQLFVLPPSLEELESRIRLRGKDADDAIQRRLQRALVEIDAASEFDEQIVNDDLEVALQQLENAIFRD; this is encoded by the coding sequence ATGACCGTCAGCACCCCAGCACCCCTAGAGACCCTCAGCCCAGAGACCCTGAGCCTAACCACCGAGACCGACCTCGCCCCGCGCCGGGGTCGGCTGATTGTGTTTACCGGCCCTAGCGGGGTGGGCAAGGGCACGCTGCTGCGGGCGCTGCGCCACCGCTATCCGGCGCTCAAGCTGTCGGTGTCGGCCACCACGCGATCGCCCCGCCCCGGCGAGGTTAACGGCCAAGACTACTACTTCGTCAGCCGGGACGAATTTCGCGCCATGGTCGAGCAGGGGGAACTGCTGGAGTGGGCCGAGTTCGCGGGCAACCTCTACGGCACTCCCAAGACCCCGGTGCTGAAGGAGATTGAAGCTGGCCAGTGGGTGATTTTAGAAATTGAGCTAGAGGGTGCTCGCCAGGTGCGCACCACCTTTCCCCATGCGCTACAGCTGTTTGTGCTGCCCCCCTCGTTAGAAGAGCTAGAAAGCCGCATTCGCCTGCGAGGGAAGGATGCCGACGATGCCATTCAGCGACGGCTCCAGCGGGCACTGGTTGAAATCGATGCTGCCTCAGAGTTTGACGAGCAAATCGTCAATGACGACCTAGAGGTAGCCCTTCAGCAGCTAGAGAACGCGATCTTTAGAGACTAA
- a CDS encoding glycosyltransferase — protein MLSVIIPAYNAATTIADQLNALSQQAFAGPWEIVVGDNGSTDGTLDVVRRYQQTMPHLKVVDASARRGAAHARNMACAQAQGDALLFCDADDAVAPGWLAAMATALEKHDLVCGRREMAQLNDRNEFSAALTSIEGTGKLYHPFRPFGSASNLAVKRVHHEAVGGFDGQFLALQDIDYCWRIQALGVTLHEVKDAVVNFRFRGDVRSNFRRLKKFGYYSARLYRKHWAYGFPKGMLFKCFLSLPLVPVKFVVRVRDRPTLFLWFLNLGWSLGYWHSWLDMAKEAVVAQLGRGKAAPELSAG, from the coding sequence ATGCTGAGCGTTATTATCCCGGCCTACAACGCTGCAACCACGATCGCAGACCAGCTAAATGCCCTATCTCAGCAAGCATTCGCTGGACCTTGGGAGATTGTAGTTGGCGACAACGGTTCGACCGACGGCACCCTAGATGTGGTGCGGCGTTACCAGCAGACAATGCCGCATCTAAAGGTGGTGGACGCCTCAGCCCGCCGGGGAGCTGCCCACGCTCGCAACATGGCCTGTGCCCAGGCTCAGGGCGACGCGCTGTTGTTCTGTGACGCTGATGATGCGGTAGCTCCCGGCTGGCTGGCGGCGATGGCCACCGCTCTAGAAAAGCACGACTTGGTCTGCGGCCGACGCGAGATGGCGCAGCTCAACGATCGCAACGAATTTTCTGCTGCGCTGACCAGCATTGAGGGCACCGGGAAGCTCTACCATCCGTTTCGGCCCTTTGGCTCAGCCAGCAACCTAGCGGTTAAGCGGGTGCACCATGAGGCGGTGGGCGGGTTTGACGGGCAGTTTTTGGCCTTGCAAGACATCGACTACTGCTGGCGCATTCAGGCGCTGGGGGTGACGCTGCACGAAGTCAAAGATGCGGTGGTGAATTTTCGCTTTCGCGGTGACGTCAGGTCTAACTTCCGGCGGCTGAAAAAGTTTGGCTACTACTCTGCTCGGCTATACCGCAAGCACTGGGCCTATGGCTTTCCAAAAGGGATGCTGTTCAAGTGTTTTCTGTCGCTGCCGCTAGTGCCGGTGAAGTTTGTGGTGCGGGTGCGCGATCGCCCCACGCTCTTCCTTTGGTTTCTCAACTTGGGCTGGAGCCTAGGCTACTGGCACAGCTGGCTTGACATGGCGAAGGAGGCCGTGGTGGCTCAGCTCGGTCGTGGTAAGGCCGCTCCGGAGCTGTCGGCGGGCTAG
- a CDS encoding DUF1499 domain-containing protein — MGSLAGKRPTNLGVKDGKLSPCPNTSNCVISESDADPKHAIAPLAYSGDPAQAMALLEAVVNAMSRTKIIEKTDRYLYAEFTSKLMGFVDDVEFYLDPSTPVIQVRSASRLGQSDGGVNRKRIEAIRQALASASVVE, encoded by the coding sequence ATGGGCAGTTTGGCAGGTAAGCGCCCCACGAACTTAGGCGTCAAAGACGGTAAGCTGTCTCCCTGCCCCAACACCTCTAACTGTGTGATCAGCGAGAGTGATGCCGATCCAAAACATGCGATCGCACCCTTGGCCTATAGTGGCGACCCCGCTCAGGCCATGGCTCTGCTAGAGGCTGTGGTCAACGCCATGTCTCGCACTAAAATTATTGAGAAAACCGATCGCTACCTCTACGCCGAGTTCACTAGCAAGCTGATGGGCTTTGTGGACGATGTGGAGTTTTACCTCGACCCATCTACGCCCGTCATTCAGGTGCGATCGGCGTCGCGCCTCGGCCAGTCTGATGGGGGCGTAAACCGCAAGCGCATAGAAGCTATTCGCCAGGCCCTGGCCTCAGCGTCGGTCGTTGAATAG
- a CDS encoding universal stress protein produces MFKTVLFPIDMSSEAQQAAPKVAELVKAHQSRLVLLSVVEPREEASQPSAQSSPEAVAKLLGQAKALFAAQSIDTEVLEREGQPAFVICDVADELNADLIVMGCRGVGLIEDVQDESVTTRVINLSPCPVLIIP; encoded by the coding sequence ATGTTCAAGACGGTTTTATTTCCCATCGACATGAGTTCTGAGGCGCAGCAGGCGGCTCCCAAGGTGGCAGAACTGGTCAAGGCTCACCAGAGTCGGCTGGTTTTGCTGTCGGTCGTCGAACCGAGGGAGGAGGCGAGTCAGCCTTCGGCCCAGTCATCCCCCGAGGCGGTGGCTAAGTTGCTCGGGCAGGCCAAAGCCCTGTTCGCAGCCCAATCGATCGACACCGAAGTGCTTGAGCGAGAAGGTCAACCGGCCTTTGTCATCTGCGATGTGGCCGATGAGCTCAATGCCGATCTAATTGTGATGGGCTGCCGCGGTGTAGGCCTGATCGAAGACGTGCAAGATGAGAGCGTCACCACGCGGGTGATTAATCTATCGCCCTGCCCGGTGCTGATTATTCCGTAG
- a CDS encoding AI-2E family transporter, translated as MKLIDWINLVALGIVLVIIWQFRQIVLLMFAAVVITIALNSLVRLLSRVYGWPRDRAVLVTGALVLLGGVVFLGLVLPLFINQFQELLLLTPKGFEQLGGWFEAFQENPPAWFPEQDLRVLPPLPDLLRQVASIGSTVFGNFLTFFSSSMAILLQLLLLAVLTLMMLANPPAYRRLLLRLFPSSYRRRADEILTKCEHSLMFWLGGVALSSIFVATISFTGLVLLGVPYAFAHAVLAGVFNFIPNLGPTLSAVFPVFVALLQSPGKALAVVVLYVLIQNVESYWFSPMVMQKQVSLLPAATLVSQIFFATFLGPVGLVLALPLAVVCKTWIEEAWIIDVLDRPRGHAAEPLSRSPEGLEPIAEPLASEDV; from the coding sequence GTGAAGCTCATCGATTGGATCAACCTGGTTGCTCTGGGCATTGTCCTCGTCATTATTTGGCAGTTTCGCCAGATCGTTTTACTAATGTTTGCCGCGGTGGTAATTACCATTGCGCTCAACAGTCTGGTGCGACTTTTATCGCGGGTGTACGGCTGGCCGCGCGATCGCGCCGTGCTAGTCACCGGGGCGCTGGTGCTGTTGGGCGGCGTGGTTTTTTTGGGCTTAGTGCTGCCTTTATTTATCAACCAGTTCCAAGAACTGCTGCTGCTGACGCCCAAAGGGTTTGAGCAACTGGGGGGGTGGTTTGAAGCCTTCCAGGAAAACCCGCCTGCATGGTTTCCTGAGCAAGATTTACGGGTGCTGCCGCCCCTGCCCGACCTGCTGCGTCAGGTGGCTTCCATCGGCTCCACGGTGTTTGGCAACTTTCTGACGTTTTTCTCTAGCTCGATGGCGATTTTGCTCCAGCTGCTGCTGCTGGCCGTGCTGACGCTGATGATGCTGGCTAACCCCCCGGCCTACCGCAGACTGCTGCTGCGCCTGTTTCCGTCGAGCTACCGTCGCCGGGCCGACGAAATTTTGACGAAGTGCGAGCATTCTCTGATGTTCTGGCTGGGTGGGGTGGCGCTGAGCTCAATCTTTGTGGCCACAATCAGCTTCACCGGGCTGGTGCTGCTGGGGGTGCCTTACGCCTTTGCCCACGCGGTGCTGGCTGGGGTGTTTAACTTTATTCCTAACCTAGGGCCAACCCTAAGCGCGGTGTTTCCGGTGTTTGTGGCGCTTCTCCAGTCGCCGGGTAAAGCGTTAGCCGTTGTTGTGCTCTACGTGCTGATTCAAAACGTTGAGAGCTACTGGTTTTCGCCAATGGTGATGCAAAAGCAGGTGTCACTGCTGCCCGCCGCTACCCTAGTGTCTCAAATCTTCTTTGCTACTTTCCTAGGCCCAGTGGGGCTGGTGTTAGCCCTACCCCTGGCGGTGGTCTGTAAGACCTGGATTGAAGAAGCTTGGATTATCGACGTGCTCGATCGCCCCAGAGGCCATGCGGCTGAGCCCCTATCTAGGTCGCCCGAAGGCCTGGAACCGATTGCGGAACCTTTGGCCTCTGAGGATGTTTAG
- a CDS encoding aldehyde dehydrogenase yields MTNVAATAPIADLLQRQRAYWATGATRGLDFRLAQLKALRAAIVNYQADIIDAARQDLGRPEFEGYFEVGTISELDYAIKHLHRWVKPRKTSLPLSQLPGSAWVQPEPLGVVLIIGPWNYPFQLIVSPLMGAIAAGNCAMLKPSELAPATSKVLARLIADTFDPAYVALVEGGVDTAQALLAEKFDHIFFTGGERIGKIVMQAAAQHLTPVTLELGGKSPCIIDADVNLEVAARRIVWGKFLNAGQTCVAPDYLLVDERVKDGLVAALQQRIQACYGDDPATSPDLSRVVNDRQFDRLVGLLNQGNILAGGQHERSDRYIAPTLIDGIGWDDSIMQEEIFGPILPILTYKDLGDAIAAVNQQPKPLALYLFTRDRQMQEQVLDRTTAGSVCINDVILQIAVWDLPFGGVGSSGVGSYHGQHSFNTFSHLKSVLKKPFWMDMDWRYPPYGDKVKLFQKFIGLS; encoded by the coding sequence ATGACCAACGTTGCCGCTACCGCTCCCATCGCCGACCTGCTGCAACGCCAGCGAGCCTACTGGGCCACCGGGGCCACTCGCGGCCTCGACTTTCGTCTCGCCCAGCTCAAAGCGCTGCGAGCGGCGATCGTCAACTATCAGGCAGACATTATTGATGCCGCTAGGCAAGACCTGGGACGCCCTGAGTTTGAGGGCTACTTTGAGGTCGGCACCATCAGCGAGTTGGACTACGCGATCAAGCATCTGCACCGCTGGGTCAAACCTCGCAAGACCTCGCTGCCCCTGAGCCAGCTGCCCGGCTCTGCCTGGGTTCAGCCCGAACCTCTGGGGGTAGTGCTGATTATCGGTCCCTGGAATTACCCTTTTCAGCTGATTGTGTCGCCGCTGATGGGGGCGATCGCTGCTGGCAACTGCGCCATGCTCAAACCCTCGGAGCTGGCCCCAGCTACCTCTAAAGTGCTGGCTCGGCTGATAGCAGACACCTTTGACCCCGCCTACGTAGCCCTAGTGGAAGGCGGCGTGGACACCGCCCAAGCGCTGCTGGCCGAGAAATTTGACCACATCTTTTTTACCGGCGGTGAGCGGATCGGCAAGATTGTGATGCAGGCTGCGGCTCAGCATCTCACGCCAGTCACTCTAGAGCTAGGCGGCAAAAGCCCCTGCATCATCGATGCCGACGTCAACCTGGAGGTTGCGGCCCGGCGCATTGTCTGGGGCAAATTTCTCAATGCGGGGCAAACTTGCGTGGCTCCCGACTATCTGCTCGTCGATGAGCGGGTTAAGGACGGGTTGGTAGCCGCGCTCCAGCAGCGCATTCAGGCCTGCTACGGGGATGACCCCGCCACCAGCCCTGACCTTTCGCGGGTGGTCAACGATCGCCAGTTCGACCGCCTGGTGGGCCTACTGAACCAGGGCAATATTCTTGCTGGGGGGCAGCACGAGCGCAGTGATCGCTACATCGCTCCTACCCTAATCGACGGCATCGGCTGGGATGATTCGATTATGCAGGAGGAGATCTTTGGCCCCATTCTGCCAATTCTCACTTATAAGGATTTGGGGGATGCGATCGCCGCGGTCAACCAGCAGCCCAAACCCCTGGCCCTGTATCTATTTACGCGCGATCGCCAGATGCAGGAACAGGTGCTCGACCGCACCACGGCGGGCTCGGTGTGCATCAACGACGTGATTTTGCAGATCGCCGTCTGGGATTTACCCTTTGGCGGCGTCGGCAGCAGCGGCGTCGGCAGCTACCACGGTCAACACAGCTTCAATACCTTCTCCCACCTCAAGAGTGTGCTCAAAAAGCCCTTCTGGATGGATATGGACTGGCGTTACCCCCCCTACGGCGACAAGGTAAAGCTATTTCAGAAATTTATCGGGCTATCTTAG
- a CDS encoding phycocyanobilin:ferredoxin oxidoreductase — protein sequence MVAPTPISLRDQQHPMIRGLADRIEATWRQYLDLSPYHLPEDLGYIEGRLEGERLTIENQCYQTPQFRKLHLELARVGKNLDILHCVMFPRPEYALPMFGCDLVGGRGNISAAIVDLSPVGNVLPAGYTAVLEALPAQSFSEERDLPGWGTIFSPYCRFIRPASPDEETAFVDLIATYLALHCQQAIATPATPAQLESILAGQRNYCEQQQKNDKTRRVLEKAFGDAWAERYMTTVLFDLPTV from the coding sequence ATGGTAGCCCCAACTCCAATCTCCCTGCGCGACCAGCAGCACCCGATGATTCGGGGCTTAGCCGATCGCATTGAAGCCACCTGGCGGCAGTATCTCGACCTATCGCCCTACCACCTGCCAGAGGATCTCGGCTACATTGAGGGCCGCCTGGAGGGCGAACGGCTCACCATTGAAAACCAGTGCTACCAGACCCCCCAGTTTCGTAAGCTGCACCTGGAGCTGGCTCGCGTGGGCAAAAACCTGGACATCTTGCACTGCGTGATGTTTCCCCGCCCCGAGTACGCCCTGCCCATGTTTGGCTGCGACCTGGTGGGCGGGCGTGGAAACATCAGCGCCGCCATTGTTGATCTGTCCCCCGTGGGCAACGTTCTACCGGCGGGCTACACCGCTGTTCTGGAGGCCCTGCCGGCCCAGAGCTTTAGTGAAGAGCGCGATCTGCCGGGATGGGGCACCATTTTTTCGCCCTACTGTCGGTTTATTCGCCCAGCCAGCCCTGATGAAGAGACGGCGTTTGTCGATCTGATTGCCACCTACTTGGCTCTGCACTGTCAGCAGGCGATCGCCACCCCAGCGACTCCGGCCCAGCTAGAGAGCATTCTGGCTGGCCAGCGCAATTACTGCGAGCAGCAGCAAAAGAACGACAAAACCCGGCGAGTGCTCGAAAAAGCCTTTGGCGACGCCTGGGCCGAGCGATATATGACCACCGTGCTGTTTGATTTACCAACGGTATAA